Proteins from one Dermacentor variabilis isolate Ectoservices chromosome 1, ASM5094787v1, whole genome shotgun sequence genomic window:
- the LOC142559753 gene encoding cuticlin-3-like → MRRPSLLALVTLLVQVASQGSPRRARQGSATTPADQASLLPSSPQGLAQVSKVAVRCTKKAMEVRVEFGAPFAGVVYSKGHFEQPECRHVQADATPGNAFEFVIRADRCGSSKVERKGKDGESYIENTIVVQNEPRIQEWSDSARRLRCSWDTNIDRTVSSSISVNQLEVQQARYAGSSAADSYMDVQLGRGPFSPPVTGLVRIGDTLTLVVYTLGADLDVLVKDCLAHDGDPRRAVQLTDARGCVAKPKLLGPWQKTRNTGATGASTIAFAYLKAFKFPDKVEVYLECNIEMCRRKCAEPCTKSKRSRRQLLNESSSSLQHVVEPARVARGIRVVAPEDLDPLQPSSAAPGWPSRAPSTGDVCLSLPGFVTALSAVLAILLSSCVLSALLFLRVRQLTSDHAPGVGGKFKSVPPPEFVRKVRRVP, encoded by the exons GTGGCGTCCCAGGGAAGCCCGCGGCGCGCGCGCCAGGGCAGCGCTACGACGCCGGCGGACCAGGCGTCGctgctgccgtcgtcgccacagGGGCTGGCGCAGGTCTCCAAGGTGGCCGTGCGCTGCACCAAGAAGGCGATGGAGGTGCGCGTCGAGTTCGGCGCGCCCTTCGCGGGCGTCGTCTACTCCAAGGGCCACTTCGAGCAGCCCGAGTGCCGGCACGTGCAGGCGGACGCGACGCCCGGCAACGCCTTCGAGTTCGTTATCCGCGCGGACCGCTGCGGCTCGTCCAAGGTGGAGCGCAAGGGCAAGGACGGCGAGTCCTACATCGAGAACACCATCGTGGTTCAGAATGAGCCCAGGattcag GAGTGGTCGGACTCGGCGCGCCGACTGCGCTGCTCGTGGGACACGAACATCGACCGGACGGTGAGCTCGTCCATCAGCGTGAACCAGCTGGAGGTGCAGCAAGCGCGCTACGCGGGCTCGTCGGCCGCCGACTCGTACATGGACGTCCAGCTAGGCCGGGGCCCCTTCTCGCCGCCCGTCACGGGCCTGGTGCGCATCGGCGACACGCTCACGCTGGTCGTGTACACGCTGGgcgccgacctcgacgtgctcgTCAAGGACTGCCTGGCCCACGACGGCGACCCGCGCCGCGCCGTCCAGCTAACGGACGCGCGAGGTTGCGTCGCCAAGCCCAAGCTGCTGGGGCCCTGGCAGAAAACGCGGAACACGGGTGCCACTGGCGCCAGCACCATCGCCTTCGCGTACCTCAAGGCTTTCAAGTTTCCCGACAAG GTGGAAGTGTACCTGGAGTGCAACATCGAGATGTGCCGACGCAAGTGCGCAGAGCCGTGCACCAAGTCCAAGCGCAGCCGGCGACAGCTGCTCAAcgagtcgtcgtcgtcgctgcagCACGTGGTGGAGCCGGCGCGCGTGGCGCGCGGAATTCGCGTCGTGGCGCCAGAAGATCTGGACCCGCTGCAGCCGTCCTCGGCGGCGCCCGGCTGGCCCTCCCGGGCGCCCTCCACGGGCGACGTCTGCCTCTCGCTGCCCGGATTCGTGACCGCGCTGTCGGCCGTGCTCGCCATCTTGCTCAGCTCGTGCGTCCTCTCGGCGCTGCTCTTCCTGCGCGTGCGCCAACTCACCTCCGACCACGCGCCCGGCGTTGGTGGCAAATTCAAGAGCGTTCCGCCGCCGGAGTTTGTGCGCAAGGTGCGCCGCGTGCCTTAG